A stretch of Manis javanica isolate MJ-LG chromosome 1, MJ_LKY, whole genome shotgun sequence DNA encodes these proteins:
- the MACIR gene encoding macrophage immunometabolism regulator isoform X3 gives MEVDVNGEPRSTLATLPVPMVEASSPGKAEAEKPRCSSTPCSPMRRTVSGYQILHMDSNYLVGFTTGEELLKLAQKCTGEESKGEAVPSLRSKQLDAGLARSSRLYKTRSRYYQPYEIPAVNGRRRRRMPSSGDKCTKSLPYEPYKALHGPLPLCLLKGKRAHSKSLDYLNLDKMSIKEPADTEVLQYQLQHLTLRGDRVFARNNT, from the coding sequence ATGGAAGTAGATGTTAACGGAGAGCCCAGAAGTACCCTGGCCACCCTGCCCGTGCCCATGGTCGAGGCGAGCTCCCCGGGCAAGGCAGAGGCCGAGAAGCCGCGCTGCTCCAGCACGCCGTGCTCACCCATGCGCCGGACTGTGTCAGGCTACCAGATCCTCCACATGGACTCTAACTATCTGGTGGGCTTCACGACTGGGGAGGAACTCCTGAAGTTAGCCCAGAAGTGCACAGGTGAAGAGAGTAAGGGAGAAGCCGTGCCTTCCTTGCGCTCCAAACAGCTGGACGCAGGACTTGCACGTTCCTCTCGTCTGTATAAAACCAGAAGTAGGTACTACCAGCCGTACGAGATTCCGGCTGTCAATGGCAGGAGGCGAAGGCGGATGCCCAGCTCAGGAGACAAGTGCACTAAATCTTTACCTTACGAACCGTATAAGGCCCTCCATGggcctctgcctctttgtctTCTTAAAGGTAAGAGAGCTCACTCCAAATCTCTGGACTACCTCAATCTAGATAAAATGAGCATCAAGGAGCCAGCTGACACAGAAGTGCTACAGTACCAGCTTCAACACCTAACCCTCAGAGGGGACCGTGTGTTTGCCAGGAATAATACATGA
- the MACIR gene encoding macrophage immunometabolism regulator isoform X1 gives MFQRSTVASMSNIRVRRPVPNMEVDVNGEPRSTLATLPVPMVEASSPGKAEAEKPRCSSTPCSPMRRTVSGYQILHMDSNYLVGFTTGEELLKLAQKCTGEESKGEAVPSLRSKQLDAGLARSSRLYKTRSRYYQPYEIPAVNGRRRRRMPSSGDKCTKSLPYEPYKALHGPLPLCLLKGKRAHSKSLDYLNLDKMSIKEPADTEVLQYQLQHLTLRGDRVFARNNT, from the coding sequence GAGTTCGTAGACCAGTGCCTAACATGGAAGTAGATGTTAACGGAGAGCCCAGAAGTACCCTGGCCACCCTGCCCGTGCCCATGGTCGAGGCGAGCTCCCCGGGCAAGGCAGAGGCCGAGAAGCCGCGCTGCTCCAGCACGCCGTGCTCACCCATGCGCCGGACTGTGTCAGGCTACCAGATCCTCCACATGGACTCTAACTATCTGGTGGGCTTCACGACTGGGGAGGAACTCCTGAAGTTAGCCCAGAAGTGCACAGGTGAAGAGAGTAAGGGAGAAGCCGTGCCTTCCTTGCGCTCCAAACAGCTGGACGCAGGACTTGCACGTTCCTCTCGTCTGTATAAAACCAGAAGTAGGTACTACCAGCCGTACGAGATTCCGGCTGTCAATGGCAGGAGGCGAAGGCGGATGCCCAGCTCAGGAGACAAGTGCACTAAATCTTTACCTTACGAACCGTATAAGGCCCTCCATGggcctctgcctctttgtctTCTTAAAGGTAAGAGAGCTCACTCCAAATCTCTGGACTACCTCAATCTAGATAAAATGAGCATCAAGGAGCCAGCTGACACAGAAGTGCTACAGTACCAGCTTCAACACCTAACCCTCAGAGGGGACCGTGTGTTTGCCAGGAATAATACATGA
- the MACIR gene encoding macrophage immunometabolism regulator isoform X2 has translation MFQRSTVASMSNIRVRRPVPNMEVDVNGEPRSTLATLPVPMVEASSPGKAEAEKPRCSSTPCSPMRRTVSGYQILHMDSNYLVGFTTGEELLKLAQKCTGEESKGEAVPSLRSKQLDAGLARSSRLYKTRSRYYQPYEIPAVNGRRRRRMPSSGDKCTKSLPYEPYKALHGPLPLCLLKAIRRKQILPFATTRMELDGVMLSEISQAEKDKYQMISLICGD, from the exons GAGTTCGTAGACCAGTGCCTAACATGGAAGTAGATGTTAACGGAGAGCCCAGAAGTACCCTGGCCACCCTGCCCGTGCCCATGGTCGAGGCGAGCTCCCCGGGCAAGGCAGAGGCCGAGAAGCCGCGCTGCTCCAGCACGCCGTGCTCACCCATGCGCCGGACTGTGTCAGGCTACCAGATCCTCCACATGGACTCTAACTATCTGGTGGGCTTCACGACTGGGGAGGAACTCCTGAAGTTAGCCCAGAAGTGCACAGGTGAAGAGAGTAAGGGAGAAGCCGTGCCTTCCTTGCGCTCCAAACAGCTGGACGCAGGACTTGCACGTTCCTCTCGTCTGTATAAAACCAGAAGTAGGTACTACCAGCCGTACGAGATTCCGGCTGTCAATGGCAGGAGGCGAAGGCGGATGCCCAGCTCAGGAGACAAGTGCACTAAATCTTTACCTTACGAACCGTATAAGGCCCTCCATGggcctctgcctctttgtctTCTTAAAG ccataagaagaaaacaaatcctaccatttgcaacaacacggatggagctagatggtgttatgctcagtgaaataagccaggcggagaaagacaagtaccaaatgatttcactcatctgtggagattaa